The Sabethes cyaneus chromosome 1, idSabCyanKW18_F2, whole genome shotgun sequence DNA segment CTTAGGCGCGTTACAAGTACCTGTATTCTTGGGCTTACTTACGTATGGTGCAATCGGCCTTATTTATAATCTGCAGCAGGATGAGAAAAATGTCCGTTTTATCGACAAATGGCACAGTCTGTTGGATGCCACAAGTTACCGTTTGGATGAAAGTAAAATAGAATCTGCTCCCGCGCCAACACTAGATGACTCAATACGGGTGGAAGAAATTAAATCAAAACTGCAGCTGAATGTTACCACTCCACGGTTATCAAGTACATTGAATGATTCGCATAAAAGTGTCAAAAACCAAGAATCATTGGAGTCAGATATGTATTTTAGAATACTATTTTACAGTTGTATCGCAAcactaatttggatgcacacATGGATTCTTTTTCTTGGTATCATACCGATGACTTTGCACTTGGTCAAACGTTTATCGGAAGTTCTTGGAATTGTACAATGGATTACTCAAAGTCTAGAACAGAATTGGCAAAAGCTAAGAATGTGGCTATTTCCGCGGCACGCGGCACTTTTGCCTCTTTGTCTACCAGGGATACTCAAAATGAACTGCAACATCCACTGGTATATTTGCGCCAAATTACGTTCTTATATAGATGATATCAGTTCAATCGTCATGATTGGATTCCTAAGCATATTGGTTATGCTAATCAGTATATTCGCATTTACCCAAATATATTCAGAAACTATCGCAGTAGCACAACTAGGCAGCAATCTAGTGAATCGAACTTTGGCACATCAACCAGAATTGATAGAAATGTTACCTATTGGTGAGTAACGGAATATGAataatgttcattatttcaaagaatatgatttttatttttagatatgCAATCAATGGATAACATTATTGATAATGCGTATAAATATGGCCGATCACATATTGAACAATATGTTGACGATATTTTTAATGACACGGATCCGACTCAAGCCAAAAAACTTAAATGTCAAATCTTAAGTGTCTGGGACAGAATTATTCAGAGCTGGATGGATAGGAACAACGGTGATGGTTTGGTTGGCCCACGAGTTAATAGTCAATCGATTAAAGTTACAATCGATGAAATTTTTATCAATCCTAGTAAGTTGTTTCGTGACGAATAATCCGTATCCATCTCATAAATCATCCTCTAATAGTTTAAGTATAGAAAATAAGTTAATTGTCTCATTAAGATTTATAATCGCAATTAACGGGTCGAGATAAAATGGAAGTTTTAACTGcctacctcccagttggcctcaatctcgactgggagaggaagttagagtcaataggatcgttggaCTGGCCCCGCTattttcctgtactttaacagctggctgcgaagtctgtcgtataaaaacagaaggtcaagtttcgataaaaacggaatgtagcacctataggcatataggctttgctttgctttttatgtTTCGGAAAATCGAGCTTTCCGACCATAAATTTAGAATACGCTCAAGTCTTTTtctacacggtttgtttttttttcgattactctagaacggtgcaacttaggaaccatttacaaaatacgtgacgaatgtcgtgCCTCTTTCAAGTGTATTGACAAATTAATGAATGATCCCTAAGCTGATCCGTTCTTAttaccgtgtaaaaaagtacttgagtgtaacacTGTCTTAAAATTATTAAGTTACTATAAAAATTAACGAAttgaagaagaaaaatgttataaaaattttctaagaattagaacatagttttaacgtagaactacgtttttgttttctatgttGGAGTGCACTtcagaagtacgaaaaatgAACATGAAACGAGAAGTGGTTAAATTTTGCACGCTCATAACTCAGCTATTTCTCAATGTTTTCTAGAGATATTTAcatcaatcgatcaaaaaattttctatggatCTAAGCAACTCAGCCACACACTGTAATTCTGTTGGTCTATGGCCACTGCGGAATACCGGGAAGAGAAAAAGCGGATCAACTTGTAACACTCGATCAAACTGGCCCACTATTTTCTGAAGAGACACCCGGTCTTAAGATAAGACACTATAAACACTGGATCAAATCAATAATAAGGAACACTTGGGCGGTAGCACGGTGGAGTATTTGTAGACTATTCCTCCGCAAATTCTTCTTCGAGTCTTTCCCCAAATCCTAATGTCTCCTTTaatcttgcggaggaaaaaagcaaagccttgggtagaAATGTCTTTTAAAGACTTggtccttctttatcgatagacttcgcagtcggttattagagtacggcaaaattgcaaaattgggCCTAGTGCAAGGATCCTACTACTAACtagatacatacacacacacacacacaaacacacacacacacacacacacacacacacacacacacacacacacacacacacacacacacacacacacacacacacacacacacacacacacacacacacacacacacacacaaacacacacacacacacacacacacacacacacacacacacacacacacacacagaggcAATTTGGGTTTAGTAAGTagtagctttcgtttgacgtcgaaacaggagcgttgtacggccgtcatgtcaactttgcgaatgcatcatTGATTCTATCAatgaactgtttgcaattcgtggctccagttatttttgtacaccaagatactcaaaatcccgaagaaatcttcgattgagcGCACTGAGatctgagacagatttttcgggtcgtggtttttgggtaaaaatgggatcgaatggataatcaggaacgattgtgtttttttggcgtaatgcgatgatgctctaaccggccaaaacacgtattgtccatctgcatgatgtttttgtagaaacgggatcaaaattttcttcaaacattcgtctggtgcatcttaattgatagccaaaccagagggcttgttgttgaagaaacgagaaagagaacgatgtcctgcgtccataattttggttgGTCTTCTACTACCTAGCTTGCGaattgggcatcttaggatatgggaaacagtcgaagctgcaacaacatatgttgtaccgtatactttttgccgagatttctgttgcagttcgtagaagtgtacaacgcgctcccgcaCCTTCTtgcttcgacgccatttttagccaaACTggacaagcataaacaaaacaaaaaatcttaccaaaaagaggagagagagctaacacatacatgctctcattatttcaaaattttagttgccactcgTTAGACGAGATCGGCAcctggatggaaggagtggggTTGCAAATAGCCCACCACAACACAAAGGTGCTATTAGCTAGCAATTGTAGAGCGGTGCAACAGTTGGACTCAACGTTGGTGAGCATACTATAATCTTTAAGCGTGCGCTGAAATACCTGGGTGTGATAGTCGACGTTCGGTTCAATTTCAACAGCCCCATTCATATGCCTGCAACAAGACGGCCAAGGCCTTCAACGCGATCACCAGAATCACGTCGAATGGTGCTGGTTCAAACAGAAGCAACAGGCGTTTTCTGGCTAGCGTATCTTGCTCTATGCTGAGATACGCGGGCCCAGCTTGGAGTGCAGCGCGGGAAATCTAACGGAATAGGGCAAAGTTGAACCGCACCTTTCGACTGATAGCCATACGAGTTGCTATGGCTTACTGATCCACCTCATCGGAAGCAGCTTGTGTTACCGCTGGAATGATTTATTTGCATTACACTGACATAAGGAGGGCATGATAATGAGGAGGAAACACCGGAGCACGTAGTTCTCGTCTGTCCAAGAATCGAGACAGTACGAAGCGAGCTACCATCTCTTAAACAGATAATATAGTCAGTGAAATGTGTAGAGATGAGAACATATGGAATGTTGCTCATAGGGTGATAACACAAATCTTATCCGATCTGCAGCGTACATGAAGAACTGAACAGCGTTCCAGTGGCATCAGCTAGCGTTAGATACCCAACAGTGCGAACTTCCAGTCGAGGTAGTCAATAGAATAAATGTCCTTGTGCCGCATATATCTGGATCCAAACCAACTCGATTCTGGGCGCGGTAGAACCCTTGATCGGAGTCGTATGAGTGGGGATGGGTTTTGTACCCTAAATAATCCCTGTACCCATATTGGACAAATTTAATAACCGGCGGAGAACGCCGCTTTACGCTATacatttattggcgaaagaaagaagtagaaaggcaaaaaaaaatttttttttttaactatcCTGAAAACGGTTGTATTTAGAAATACAATTATTTTGAGCATCTAATACTTTCTAGCATTATTGCAATACCGCCTTTATTTGATGTGATTTTCTtaacacttttttttcttttacagtTACGAAAGCTGGAATTATAGGATTCGTGAAAAGCAACTTTGGAATGCTGGTGGAAGTTTCGGACTCACTTTGGATGCTTTTGAGAACTAATCTAACTTTGTTAGCATCTGCAGTCGGAACATTAGTATCTGTGATTCTGGGTGGTGGCCATGCCGTATTAAAGTTTCTTTTTCATACTGTATGATCCGACAATTTTGACAAAAGATGGAATCTCTtatctttctttttttgtttaatagaTAATTTTCTTCACAACTTTATTTTATCTACTGCAAAGCAGCCAAGATCGTTATGCTCCAACGGCTATAACAATAAACAATTCATGGGGTCCTCGTATTATCCAAGCGCTAGAAGATTCTATTTCTAGTGTAGTTGTGGCTACTCTTAAACTGGCTTTATTTCATGGATTGTTTACATGGCTTACCCACACGATCTTCGGTGCTCATATAGTCTATTTACCGGCGGTATTGGCTTCGATCCTAGCAGCTGCCCCATTTCTGGAGACTTATTGGTGTAGCGTTCCAGCTTTCCTTGATCTTTGGTTATCACAAGATCGGTTTTGGCTTGGAATTATTCTCGTGCTTATACATTTTATTGTTCCGTCCAATTTTAATCCAATTATACATTCGGAAATTAAAGGGTAGGTTATCATCCGGAGAAAATGTTGCCTtgaaataaacatattttttcagaGGTGGTCATCCATATTTAACTGGACTATCAATTGCTGGCGGAATGTACCTATTTGGTTTGGAGGGTGCATTGCTTGGACCGCTTTTGCTTTGTCTACTAGTTGTACTTTTTGAGGTAACCGTGAGTGCCATAAGAGATTCTCCAATGACACCGCAGACTAGGTAGGAAATGCTATGGAATTGAAAAATTGACCTAAAAATAATCTATTGACTATTTACCATTAaaacatttatattttttatgcagAAAGTCTAGTTTAGACACCAATAATGAGCTTTATTCTCCTGCAACTACGTAAGTGACTTTCAATAATTAAGATACAAAAGATTAGAATTATTTTACCTGTAGATTATTGTTAAACGTAGTTTTGTTACGCACGTGTTGTATTCCTAAATTCGTACTAAAAGTAAACAGAATTAATGTTTTATAGTACTAACAATGTAGCTGAAGCTTTGTGATAGTCATTAAAACAAATAAAGAATTAAACTGAATCTCATATAAACAATCTGAATATTCAAATTGCAACTGTAAAAATGATGTTTATACCTACTTCTTTTTACTGTGCGGAATGCAGAGGTGGGAACTGCTGATCAGCTAACCGCTTTTAGCCAGCGACTAGTGTGctcgctactgttttacctaactcactgcgaataaacatgttattgaaataaaacgtaaccatacgttttattcgtttataacgcatatgcagctaatatcgataacaaacgatttttcattAGTTGTGCTTttattattgcatttaacttgtaaaaagttgcatatataacaattcagtttcacaatacaattatatattgcgtactactggcacttgaaatataacgtttaagtacgttatttatTTTAGTgatacaagtccaatcgtcatgaaatttggaagttaagggtttgcaaggctcctctttcatatgcaatcaattttgttcaaatcggttaagggacctatgagataatgaagtctcatatttttcgtatttttatacataacttttgaactaaaagtccgatcagtatgaaattcaatagcgacctatgggcagggatggttcgatcactttgactcaattttgattcatttgacagtagcgtcctaaccgagcaaaatttgacaaattgatgtatgggacatttgtagataacagctaaatctacaattttgcagtataaagtgttgctgtatctttcatagttacggtgctacaatgctagtacctcattagtaactaaatgaacgttaatttagttactaaagaggtactaccattgtagcgccgtaactacaaaagttacagcaacactttatttagcaaaattgtagatctagttactatctacaaatgtcccatacatcaatttgtcaaattttgctcggctgagacggtattgtcaaatgaatcaaaattgagtcaaagtgatcgaaccatccctgcctatgggacacctagacctttcatttgaaaagtgagtgagattaaaagcgtcacatacatacacgcacacatacacacacacacaatcatacgcgcacacacacagaaaatgctcagttttcgaaactgagtcgaatggtatatgacattcggctcgcaggaccttctttccatttccggttttccaagtgatttctatacctttatactatatatttatatagtagagaGGCAAAACGTTTGTTCCATTACTAAActtttttgaatatttgaaaaaaaaaaatagatcgATTCTCTGGTAGTTGagaacaaaaaaagcaaagcgcgTCAATCCGAGTCAGAAGTTAACTTTGTTTTTtattcaacagacttcgcaaccaactGTTAGGGTACAGGCGTACAGGActctacgatcctattgactctctcccagtcgagatttgaacatacggtCATGGGCTTCTTGGGCTAGTGTTGTACTTCGAGATCAACTGGGAGACCTAGAGCAcatatctcgcgtaacttttcaaaaggacctaagtaacaatgattcaaaacatcagctttgcatgaatcggttgctagcgtcaCTAGTTAGCTCAAcgttaagaaaattttcgatgaaatgcatttatgtcgccgtaataatcgaaagagcccaaactaagcccaaatttgaaatgacggtttaatcggtacgaagaatggaaaacgagtgttatgtctgtttgtctgtggcttactaatgagttatatttggttgtctgaaaatttgaaaaggatTGGTcaattacccaagtagcacttgtaactaatcataaaaataaaaaaatacaaaaagattgcacagcagttacatttaggatacttgtaacgagttaggttacataaaattaaaaacagttaatatttattttgaaacgatgattctacaattgatgaagggacggtaagggaaagtaatgaagaaggattttttcgggaatgaaggggaagggtggaaaggaaggggggggggtaataggtagctatggttaacaagttgtcgttgtgactcctatcttttgtccaatgctggaaggtgcatgggtcgaaccaagctgtaatcagagattataaccggatttgaacccacaacacctgccagggcgtgtcgctcactggtacccgtgtacctttttttttttttttttttttattggggcaaatattcgattacataaaatacttaagagtaactatcctatatcatattgtgtgttcaatcacaagtggtgacttttcaacactattagaattgcaatatatactattattctgatttcttatgatttgttacgacaattaagattatttaGCAGTAGGAATTACAACCTAAATGTaagggaaaaaaatataaatcttaacctaatatctaacctagctaacttatgatctataaagagacctaatcatagcaatagaggattgcaacgatttttgacggaaatttgaaataattttgtttgacatagtttctagggtttcaacaccagtaagtctatgtaattctaatgtactaaaccaaggaggacgcttcaaaatcattttcaaaattttattttgaatcctctgaagactcttcttccttgtaatacaacaacttgaccaaatcggaacggcatataacatcgccggtctaaaaatttgtttgaaaatcaatagtttatttttcagacaaagtctagaatttctgttaataagaggatataaacatttcatatatttattacattttgcttgaatactttcgatgtggtctttaaaagtaagttttttatcataaattaatcCCAAATATTTAACTTGGTCAGACCAACTCAAAGCAACTCCATTCATCTTGATAATGTGATTGCTATTTGGCTTAAGGGAAGAAGCTCTAGgcttatgaggaaaaataattaattgagttttacaagcattgggagaaattttccacttttgcaagtatttggagaaaatatccaagctttt contains these protein-coding regions:
- the LOC128740415 gene encoding transmembrane protein 245; protein product: MSTRPSPAPLKRSFDGFFNAWLTLRSQGHEKPLRNALYNVMMVAIVAVVIGVTLVLAPFFKPLLWAFLFGAVLFPAKKRLAEGLNHWIEQIEKDERYLVLGILGAPVQGVNSFGEFLTEWLIGHFRIIGIGCGVLVSLRLILWFAPTEIFFLLWNFLVWNHSLFKDILSSLTLQMLLFIIILYIVSVCMLWKVEFSTPFLIIGQMLWVLIIGYGCSFLGALQVPVFLGLLTYGAIGLIYNLQQDEKNVRFIDKWHSLLDATSYRLDESKIESAPAPTLDDSIRVEEIKSKLQLNVTTPRLSSTLNDSHKSVKNQESLESDMYFRILFYSCIATLIWMHTWILFLGIIPMTLHLVKRLSEVLGIVQWITQSLEQNWQKLRMWLFPRHAALLPLCLPGILKMNCNIHWYICAKLRSYIDDISSIVMIGFLSILVMLISIFAFTQIYSETIAVAQLGSNLVNRTLAHQPELIEMLPIDMQSMDNIIDNAYKYGRSHIEQYVDDIFNDTDPTQAKKLKCQILSVWDRIIQSWMDRNNGDGLVGPRVNSQSIKVTIDEIFINPITKAGIIGFVKSNFGMLVEVSDSLWMLLRTNLTLLASAVGTLVSVILGGGHAVLKFLFHTIIFFTTLFYLLQSSQDRYAPTAITINNSWGPRIIQALEDSISSVVVATLKLALFHGLFTWLTHTIFGAHIVYLPAVLASILAAAPFLETYWCSVPAFLDLWLSQDRFWLGIILVLIHFIVPSNFNPIIHSEIKGGGHPYLTGLSIAGGMYLFGLEGALLGPLLLCLLVVLFEVTVSAIRDSPMTPQTRKSSLDTNNELYSPATTLNCRFDAFPAMMGAPLTGAANVN